In the Paralichthys olivaceus isolate ysfri-2021 chromosome 17, ASM2471397v2, whole genome shotgun sequence genome, one interval contains:
- the fbxo45 gene encoding F-box/SPRY domain-containing protein 1: MSGAVGGGGSSCLGAAAAASCSSAGSSYATAAGGGAGVAGRLPARVLEHVFSYLELNDLMRCSLVCWHWNNILADENSEVWRSLCSRSLNDEALRSDILCNLLTYKGKLKSFQHALSSHDCSRNVYVKKNGFTLHRNPIAQSTDGARGKIGFSEGRHAWEIWWEGPLGTVAVIGIATKRASMQCQGYVALLGSDDQSWGWNLVDNNLLHNGEVNGNFPQCNNAPKYQIGERIRVILDMDDKTLAFERGFEFLGIAFRGLPKACLFPAVSAVYGNTEVTMVYLGKPLDG; this comes from the exons ATGTCTGGAGCTGTCGGTGGAGGAGGCTCCTCCTGTCTGGGCGCAGCGGCGGCGGCCAGTTGCAGCTCCGCCGGCTCTTCCTACGCTACCGCAGCCGGAGGAGGCGCGGGGGTGGCCGGGAGGCTGCCGGCCCGGGTCCTGGAGCACGTCTTCTCCTATCTGGAGCTGAACGACTTGATGCGGTGCTCGCTGGTCTGCTGGCACTGGAACAACATTCTGGCGGACGAAAACAGTGAGGTGTGGCGCAGCCTCTGCAGCCGGAGTCTGAACGATGAAGCTCTGCGGTCTGACATCCTGTGCAACCTGCTCACCTACAAGGGGAAA CTCAAGTCTTTTCAACATGCCCTGAGCTCCCACGACTGCTCCCGCAATGTTTATGTGAAGAAGAACGGCTTCACCCTGCACCGCAACCCCATTGCCCAGAGCACGGATGGTGCACGGGGCAAGATTGGCTTTTCGGAAGGGCGGCATGCCTGGGAGATCTGGTGGGAAGGCCCCCTTGGCACCGTCGCAGTGATCGGCATTGCCACGAAGCGGGCGTCGATGCAGTGCCAGGGCTACGTGGCTCTGCTGGGTAGTGACGACCAGAGCTGGGGCTGGAACCTGGTCGACAACAACCTGCTGCATAATGGGGAAGTTAACGGAAACTTTCCACAGTGTAACAATGCACCCAAATATCAG ATCGGGGAGAGAATCCGGGTGATTCTGGACATGGATGACAAGACGTTAGCCTTCGAGAGGGGTTTTGAGTTTCTTGGAATAGCGTTTCGTGGACTGCCCAAAGCCTGCCTATTCCCCGCTGTCTCTGCAGTATACGGCAACACTGAAGTCACCATGGTATACCTAGGAAAACCTCTGGATGGGTAG